The genomic DNA attaaaaattttattaaaggatTTTATGTAGCTTAAGAAACTTTAATGCTTCCTTCGTAtagattttatacatttcttatcATATTTATTACTAggcatttaattttaagtagctACTATGCTTATTACTAGATAAAGAAACGTTATTGGTTGTCATGTATTAATTTATGTCATCAATACCcttactgaattttctttttgtttttcatattcttttggattttcatagcataatatctgaaaaagaaaatatgccctCGTTCCTCCCAATATTTATAGCTCtcatttcttactctttcttatCTAATTGCATAGGCTAGGAACAACAGTTCAATGTAAAATAATGGTTGCTAATTGACATCTTTATCTTGTTCTTGATTATAATAGAGAGTCCTCTGGATTCATCCTTAAATATGATTCtgattttcatatatacatatagaacatattttcattaaaacacacacacacacacatacacacaccagtacataaaatggaatgatattcAAAACATACTGTAGCATCATCCAACAGGCTCTGACCTCTATCATGAACACTGAGCAACCAGTCCAATTTAACACCACCTAATGTTCTGTATCAGTGCTATAAATACATGCTACACACAATTAAGGGAGTATTAGTTTTTATCAGATACAGGCATtgggttttataaattttttgcCTTCTGTgagaggaatattttttttttcttactataacataaatactaaaaactatccttactctctgaaaaaaatgatcataatGCACTGATAGGCTAAAACTGGTGATACTCTATGTAGGAATTTGCttccatataaaaaaattttttttggagcAGCATTCTCCTTGTCTGCTTTCCTTCTAGTAAAATTCTGATCCAATTTTTAAAGGCTTTGGAagcttttttctctctgtgtttcctgaCACAGTTAAAATAGCCCTGgagtttttttatttgaagattaaaCAAAATTCACCTGTTATAGCCTCAGAATatttcaaataacaaaaaaccCAATGTAGACTACCTTAAATtacaaaggaaacattttctctTGTTATCCAAATATCCAAAAGTAAAGCTTCAGGTGCTGCTTGATCTAGGGATTAAATACTATAGATGCATTTCTCTCAATACATTATCTGCCTTATTTCTTTGCTACTTGTGTCTTCTGCAGAGTTTCTTCCCttgttctcaaagtatggttGCCATCAGCTCCAAAAGTGATACATTTCTCATTTGTATCCAGCAGCAAAGAGAATCTCTTCAAGTAGTTCTCATGGAAGAAGAGATTATAGTTCTTAGAAACTTACGCCTTTCATTTGCTTTGCCTTTGTTGTATGTCTATCTGTGTATCGGTGACAAATGTCAAGGAATACACTCGTACATCCCTGGGGCTGCTGATGGGATAGGGTCAATCCCACTCAAACTGCTTGGCTAAGAATTgggaagtagaaaatattttctgacatcCCTGTGGTtcttaacatttataattttacgTACATAGTCATTTACAGCATAAGCATCGTTTTATAGATAAGTACCTGGAGACTACGAGAGGTTATGTGAATGAACTAAAGCCAAATAGGTAGGCAGTACTTCAATAATGACAAAACTCAGCCATTCTAAATCCATATCCGATTCAATACACTTTTTCTCTATGTATGAAATATTAGTGAAGGTAAATAAAGCCATCATGCATAATACtattaatacatacatatttatctaaaggaatttgtaactatgtgagcTAACTGATGTTACCTAAacttgtggtgatcatttcacaatatacacatatatcaaatcattatgttgtacaccttgaaCTAATTCAAtgctatatgtaaattatatcttaataaatctggaaaaaataattaataaaaatgtactcATATAAAGAATACTGCTGTAGTTTCTAAGCTCTAACATAGTGTTAGATTTCCCCCTAATACGTAATCTATTCTACATTGGAAAGgatcttcatatttaaaattttttttttcaaggtttatttatttttgggacagagagagacagagcatgaacgggggaggggcagagagagagggagacacagaatcggaaacaggctccaggctctgagccatcagcccagagcctgacacggggctcgaactcacggactgcgagatcgtgacctggctgaagtcggacgcttaaccgactgcgccacccaggcgccccaaggatctTCATATTTAAGAtcaatagaaatcatacaaattTTCATTACATTTCAGGAGTAATACTCAAATCTGAGAAAAGCATAAATCGCTATCCAGAGAATATCTAGTGTTCTTTGGTATTTTGCAATCTTTGGAAATACATCAAAAATGCTGTATGTTTTCCATTGCCAAATGTGATAGACTAAAGCACTCCTCAGATTTTGTAGGATATCTTTGAAAATGTGTACAGCAGAAACATCCCAATATTATTGGGTGGTTTATCAGGCTCCTCAGCCCATTCATATGCCCTTCTTTTCTAAAGGGTTGCCTTAGTAACTCTCCGACAAAAGTAGTTTTCTGCAGCTTTCTCCAAATACTACCCACGTAATTGCTCAATTTAGTCATTGTAGTGGGGGCAGGAAACAATGCATCTCAAATTTGGTTTGCTTTTGATTGCAATAGTTTCGAGACCAAAAACCTAGTAAAAACAGCCATAAGTGCCAGCTCTGTTAAAATAGCAATCATATGCAATACTATAGAGGGATGATAGATACAAAACAATTTCCTTTATTATTCCAGGGAAGGATAAACTGATTAAATTTAGTCTTTGTAAAATGAAGTGTGCATGTTACAATTTAAAGGTAACTAACTACTAGATTAGAATCAAAAGGATACCTTTCAAAACAATAAAtgggaagggaaaacaaacaaacaaacacacatccAAAGGTAGAAAGGAACAGGAGTTGATCAAGTTTACCAGTCAGATGTGCAAGGTATTTAATTCAAGTCATATATACTTGGACATAATTTGTATTTCAAGCCCCCATTCTTCAATGGGACTGAACCTTTATCTCAGTAAATTAAGGAGGCCTCTATTCCCCACACTTCTCTCACATTAGCAATGAAACAACAGCATGGGGGAATGCATGAGGAGAACTGGAGATATGGACCTCCATTGTTAATGACAAAGTATCCCATGACACACATAAAGTATTTAGCATGATTCTTGGCACATAGTGCAAGTTAGCTATTTGATCTCTCTTGATTTCTGACACAAGAGTAAAAATCTCACTAGCTACCTCTTTAGCAACTCCTGTAGTTGAGTGTGATGACAGTGGCTTGCAGAGTACTGTGTTTTTTTGGAGAAGAATTGAAGCAGTGTTAGCTTAACATGACCTTTGGAAGCGTGGGTAAAGCAGAAAGAGGGACATTGTGTACATAGATTGTTCGTAGATATGATATGGtgttatatttttgctttatttctacctgattattaataaatatatatagtatgcaTATAATGGTTCTAATGTTTAAAGTACTTTCATGACACATTTTAAGACACATTATATACATAGGAGAAAGAACTCACTCTATGGAGTCAGACAAACATCTGAATATACTCTTACTAGTACTGGTTATGTATTTCtatgtgcctctgtttcttctgtAAAGCAGTCAAAATCCATACTGTGTTAGTCCGTGTTCTCCAAGAAGGAGCCATCATGAAAGAAGTTAGCCTGCAAGGATTTTGTTAGGAAAAATGCTGATGAGAGGCAACAGAGAGCAGGCCGGACGAAGGTGGAAAAGGCATCAGATCAGGACACACTCTGAcctcaaaggaagaagaaagggaatgaaGGAAGTATATTAGATCACCATGTAGTCTACAGATTGTTCAGGAGAGCCTTCAGAAAGTCAAACTCTCTAGTCGGAGGAGTCTCTCATCTGCCCAAGAACAAGCCTGCTTTATTTAGTACCCCTGCCATACAAATCACCGGCTGGGAGCAGCCCTTGGAAAGCATGGCCTGGGAAAAAGTGAGGCAATGATTACAGTGGCTGGGGCCCTTATTTGTATTCTATTATATTCCCTCTTGACAAGGTGCATTCTCAAGGCCACCACATCTACCTTGCAGATTTATTGTGAAATTAGAAATGATGCAGGTAAgtggggccccagggtggctcagttgcttgagcgtccgactcttggttttggctctggtcatgatcccagggtcatgggattgagccctgtgtctggctcttcgttgagcatagagactgcttaagattctctctctctctctctgtctctctctctctctctccctctgccccccgccccactcacaggcactctctctctccaaaataaaaaaaaaaaaagaatgtaggtaAATTGCCTAGGAAAGTGTGCTTGACATATAATACATGCTCAATAAAAGAATGACCATTTTCACATGTCATTTGTGAACTGTTTAGCATAGTAACTGTGATGTTTATAAGATAcatatcatttaatccttataaaacTTCTTCCCATTAAATGTTTGTGTTAGTGTGCTaatgctgccataacaaagtaccacagtcTGGGGGTTTAAACAACGGAAATCTGTTTTGTCACAGTGTCAAAGGctagaagtcccagatcaaggtatcagcagaaTTGGTTTCTCccgaggcctctctctttggcttgtggatggccagcttctccctgtgtcttcacatgctcattcttctgtgtgtatgtctgtgtctaAATTTGTTCTTTAAGGATACCAGTTATATTGGAGTTGGGTCcatcctaatgacttcattttaacttaattatccCTTttaagaccctatctccaaatacagttccATTCTGAGATCCTGGGTGTTAGAACATATGAACTTTGGGGAACATAATTCAGCCATAATAGTGTTGTCAGccatacattaaaaataagaacccTGAGAATGAGAGGTGTCACATAAGATGCCACGGTTATACAGGCAACACAAAGTGGAATCAGGATCTCTGTAATTCCAAGCAAAGCCTATTCTCTTTTCATTCAAGTGCATTATACACCTAACCCTTGTATATACTTTGCCCCTTCAGGTagaggataaaaataaaaggtaactcAGCCTAGTGGATGTGAATCCAATAATCATAAAGTAAGAGAAGCTCTTGAATCAAGCTCTACATATCTTTAGACTAGTGGTTCACAATTAAGGGTGGGTTTGCTCTTTGAGGAATATTTAGCGTTTTCTggatacatttttgtttgtcacaactGGGGGTATGCTGCTGGAATCTAGTGGGTAGATGTCAGGGATGCTGCAAAATTTCCTACAATACACAGGAAATCttccaaaacaatgaaatatctgGCTCAGAATGTCAACCGTGGTGAGACTGAGAAGCCCTACACCAGAGTAAGGTAATTTAGTCATTGAATCAGATTAAAGAGATGGGAAATTATCTAGacctattttgaaaatttagaatTCTGTCCTGACCATTCCTGAGTATGATGCATCTTTCTTTCCCTAGGCCAGCGGGTTGGTACAGCCTCTGGGCGGCAGCCTGGCAAAAATGAGAACTGTGTGATTCAAACTTAATTCtggttttataaaaatgtctttgtcCCTCTCAGACCTGATCTTTCCAGATGAAAAGTTTGGGTGAGAGCAAGGAATAACCGAAAAAAAGGGGGCAAATTTATGGTTACTGGAAAGAGACATTCAGGTGTTATGGAAATGGAGGAAGAGCAACAACCCAGAACCTCGGGTTgcacagggaggaaggggcatAAAAGACCTCTGCCTTTCAAATCTGCCTCTGAAGACTTCCTCCCCACAGAAACATTCTGGTGAAGCTCTCCCACACTGTTGGAAGCATCTTTAACTGACTGCTGGGTCTGCCATGCCTAGCCAGAGAACTCTGATCACCTTTCCTTTCCCTTAACCTCACTGAGAGATCTATCAGAAGATGTAAAGGATGCTCCCAGCTcgtgcaacacacacacacacacacacacacacacccctctggaTGTCATCCTCACCCCCCATCTTTGTCACCCTCGATGGGCTGATGTCACACCACCATGCTGGTGGCATGGACAAATAAGATTGGATTGCCTGCGTTTAGCAGATCTTCCAAAACAAGGAGTAGGCTCAGTTACTTGAACTGAACTGGGAACTTTAACCACAGCATTTCCAACCTGGGTTGCCTGACTGATGTAGGTATTACCTGACAGACCTGCTACTTGTAAGGATTTTCTTTCCAAGGGCGTcatttgtcctctttttttttttttcttttgtttgccttaaagtttatttatttattttgagagagagggaggaagagagagagagacagagagagagagagaaaacatgtgagtggaggaggggtgaagagggagagagaaccccaggcagactttgtgctgccagctcagagccccagtcggggctcgatttcatgaactgcgagatcatgaaagagagcaagagttgggcgcttaactgactgagctgcccaggcgccccattgagaCTGAACTTTTTGCGTGGGAGCTGGGCATTAACCCATCTCACGCCTGAAAACCTCATGACTTGTACCTTACGGTGGTAAACTTGCAGCATCCTGGATCCTCCAACACCCTCACGAGAAGAGCTTAACTCTGAGGCAACAACATCCATACTATGGTCCTCAGGTTTGCCCATTATTTCAATTGCTTTAAGGAAAAGGACACTTGATCTGTTATCTAGGGATACATTCCAGCTGCCTGCTCTGCTTGCTGGGGTGGGgcaaaggaggagaagagagctGCTTGACTCTCTTCACTTTCACAAATCTTGGGTGctctcctcacctctcctgctattcttctcatttccattttctctgcacTCCTCAGTTAACATCTGAGACACCACTCCACCCAAGTGTCTTCATTGCCATgcaagcttatttttcttttgacttaaatgccttttatttcagttGTGTCTCAGCAGGGCATGACGCATACGCATAGACTTGTCTGCTAGCCAGAAGTgaactcattaatttttaatttgtcatGTTGCTATCATTTGATCGAGAGTATGAGATTATTGATTTAGGAGCATAACTTGTCATTTAAGTGTTTACCTGACTTTATCCCCAATCTTCTTGCAAATGATTATGCTactattgttgataataaaaaagagtttcaaattttcttttaacatttattcatttttgagagacagagacagaatgtgagcaggggaggggcagagagagagagagagaaagagaatccgaagcagcctccaggatccaagctgtcagcacagaacccaacgcggggcttgaaatcaggaaccacaagatcatgacctgagccgaagttggacacttaaccgactgagccattcagctGCCCCAATAACAGAGTTTCAAAAGCTATTTGTTGAGTGCTGAAAATGTTCTGGGTAATTTACATATAGTTTCTGATTTTTAAGAGAAGATGAAGAAACCGTGGTTAGAGGAGCAAAGAAGTATATCGTCTAAGGTCATTGAACTGGTAAGCATCAGAGCCTGCATTATCAGCAAGGGCTGCCTGAATAGGAAGCTTTTGCTTTACCTGTTGTATCACCTTTCCTTTGTTAGTGTATTTAGAAAGTCATTATACTGTAAAAATTCCTGGAAGCCATGCATTTAAAGCCCTAGTCGTGACGAACCCAGGGTGCCTGCCCAAAAATGGCCACCTATATTTTACTGTAAATATACAGCCAGTTCAAACTGTTTCCTCTTTGCATAAGTAAGCCACTTAAAGGTCCTGTTAAAATTACTTCTAAAAATCTTAAAGAtggaattaaacattttttttttaatttttttttttttgtttttttcaacgtttatttatttttgggacagagagagacagagcatgaacgggcgaggggcagagagagagggagacacagaatcggaaacaggctccaggctctgagccattagcccagagcccgacgcggggctcgaactcacggaccgcgagatcgtgacctggctgaagtcggacgcttaaccgactgcgccacccaggcgccccggaattaaaaatttttgacacGCTATCTCCTCACATACGGTACCTAGAGAGACTGAACGTTTTGGTCTGTTTTCCACTCAGCGTGCAGACAGTAAGGCTTGCTCTTCTGTGTTTCGTTGCCCTCTTCAGTGTTCCCGTAATAGTAGGTTATGCCATTTGATGGGCAATTTGCCTTTGCACCACTTTGCCTGTCATGTTGTTTCCCTAACATTAAGTAGCTGAGACTAGAAAAGGGCTCATAGAGGTTATACAGCTCAATAGAatgtctgtccttttttttttccccttctttttttaacttctcattaCACTTATTTCCTCCTTCACCCTTCTTTACAAATTCACTGGAAACAGTACAGCAAGAAATGCAAATATTCGTTTTTTTCTCCTACagtgtccattaaaaaaattttttttacagcgTCCATTTATTAATGGCTGATTCAAACTAGGTGAAAAGGAGAGACTAATCAGAAAGAACATAGAAAAATTGTTCTTCTCGGTGTAGTTGTAAATAGCTGCTCTGTTAGGGAATTGGGGCCACTCCCACCAAAACAAAGAgttaaggatattttttttcaaaacaacaccctgtgtatgtatgtaaatgtgtGGACTATGGATAACATTCCCCATGACAGTCGCCAGAAGGAAAACATGAGATACTTTTGGAACAAACTGCCTTTTTTGACATATACTCACAACATGAATAATCACATTACAACATTTAATTCAACCAGCATGGTTTGAGAGATGTAAAAATGCGGTTTTCTTGCTGTGTCAGGTCCTCAGCAAAGTGTGGTTATATCTCCTGAGGTCATGTCCACACTTGAGCAGACTCTACATCtgataaaatgattatttcttgCATCAGGAATACACTCTCTTTGTAGCTCCTATGCAACTCTTTCTTACCTCTGTATAAGATGTGTTTCCTATTGGCACAGTATGCATTTAAAATGGTCCCTTTTACTTTTGGAATTACAAGGTGACTTTTTCACTCCTCAATTTTACAGTTCAGCATGAATATCATCAAATGGTGCAAAACAACTACGGTggtattttgaatataaaataaaaaaaatgtcttatggAAAACTATACATCACATCTACACAGACAGTCCACCTGGTTCAGTGACCCAATCTGAAATTAactctaaaatctttaaaacaggaGAAACTATTTGACTTCAAGCCATTCCAGGAAAAATGGACCCAGTTAACTTGGTCCCCTAAAAATAAATCCTCTGAACTCTTTGCTACCACTTTTTACAAATTCTTGGTCCACCAAGAGGCAGACCTCTTTTTTGTACGTTAGCCTTtgcaaattatactttaaaacttAACTTGCTCTAAAGACTGACGCAACTTTATTAATACGTCAGGAAATACCTTCAAAAGTACCTTTCACCATCTGGCAATTGAAAGCATTCTGTTCGACACGCTACCAAGGTAACAGAGAATACCATTCTAGAATACTACTGGATTGATTTTTGGCCTCACttatctaaacaaacaaacaaaacttaaattaaCAACTGCAGATTTTgaatccagctttcttttttattcatgaaaaataCACACTGCAAGTTacttccctccaaaaaaaaaaaaaaagttaaattaacaACTGCAGATTTTgaatccagctttcttttttattcatgaaAAACACACACTGCAAGTTACTTCCCTCCAATTACCCAGAGGCTGATTTTGTGTTAAATCTTTGCAGAAATGTgaatagcttaatttttttttattacagttgtCTTTGTTTCCCATATAAACCTAAGTTTTTACTTCAAAAAAGGCTACTGAGGCAAAGAAAACCAGAACCATTGAACAAGTCACATTAGAAGCTTTGCAACTGCAGtgttaatagttgctttaaaAACATACCCCTGGAACAAAATTGCATTAATATTATATCATCAACCtatttcctccccccaccaaaacaaGATTTTTCTTGCAAAGAAGTTATCATTCAGATTCTggttagtttattattattattattattttaattctgtgaaGTTTGGTTTTCATAGAACTAAAACCTCCTAGATGATAACACTGAGCATCTTTCCTTCTGTGTATTTATTAACTTCAAATGAGAAAGCTTTTGGATTCAGATTTTTCACTAATTGATGTTCATAAAATTTTAGTAATGTAGAACTTAGTaaagtagaatttagtaattttaGTAAAGTAGAGTTTAGTAATGTTACAGGTTTTACGAGCTAAGATGTGGTTTCTTCTTGGGCGATGTTTCATctccttcatctttttcttcatcATCTGGATCATTCTTTAAGCCAACCGTGCTGCTACTGCTCTGGCTACTCGTTTCATTAGCACCACCAGCAGAAGGGGATGAACTGATTTTGTAGTTCCCAGAAGATGTTCTTTTAGGAAGATCTaccttgtcttcattttcttttgggtttttagtCTCCATAAACTTATCATAAGGATCTGGATAATCATCTTCCAATGGTGGCATAACTGCTTCTTCTTCCTTTGAATCTTctttaatacacattttttccttctccaagaCTCTGATTCCTCTGCAGAGTATTTGACTATACAGTATACAATGTAAATTCTTCCGAatttgattttgttgatcttttgcTTCGTCATATCTGATCTTCAATCCTTTGAATGTCTGAACATATTCGATCGATTCAAGTGTTTTATAAAACTTCTCAACTGTATGTATAACAAGAGATTTGATATTTTCCACTCTTATATATTCAAACAGCTCAATAACAGCTGAATTCAACATATTGTACCGAGTCCCGTTTTTCAGAAAAGCATTTACAACTGGCTCAAAAAGATTTCCCTCGATgatgtaacaattataaagtTCATCTTTAAGGCCAATCATCCCTCTCATAAAGCGAAGAGCAGACAGGGTCAGGAAAGTGTGCTTTGAACTCATCAAGATCAAGACTCTTCTTAGCAAGTCATTGCTCAAAATATAGTTTTTTATGTAATATGTGTGATGTTGCACACAAAATGTGAGCAGCTCCAAAATTAAAGAAAGCAGCCCTGCTGTTTGATAATTATTGGGGCTGTTTTTGTCAGCTCCAACTACATTATCCCCTTCACATATATTTTCTGAAGTTATGGCAAAAAGTGGTGCTATGAAGTTCTGTATACAATGCTTGTAGAAGAAATATAGAAACTCACTTCTTTCGCATTTACTAGGTGTTGACAGCATATTTTCAGGATGGATTAGAGCACGAAGAAGTCCCATTAAATGAATAGCACCTCCCAGCTCAGGATCAGTGTCACAGATCATTTGCTCACTTATTAAGTTAATGAAAAGGTTACCATCTACATTCTGCTGGGCTTCTTCCATTATAAATTCTCGGATCATGGATGGACTACACTCTACTAGATAAGTAAGTATATCGGTAGCAGCTGATCGTACCTGCAAATCCTTCCTGCTCATCACGGTTTTCAAAACAGGAAGAATTCCCAAATGTGTCAATGTTTTGAAGAGGGCATCCTTGTTCGGAGGCTGTAATGTCTGTGAAAATTTACAGAATTCCTTGAAGAAAAATAGCAACTCGCGCTGTTTATCATCATCTATAGTCTCGTTCCTTAGCTGCACAAAAACTTCGGACAAAAAGTTGTCATCTTCGTGCAGCATGCGGACTATCTCGACTTTgttgaggaaaataaaagctgTAAGAGTAGAAAGAAAATTCTCTTCAAATATGGATGGTATCGGCATAAGGATGTCGTGA from Leopardus geoffroyi isolate Oge1 chromosome X, O.geoffroyi_Oge1_pat1.0, whole genome shotgun sequence includes the following:
- the PPP4R3C gene encoding protein PPP4R3C codes for the protein MAESAMADKCCVKLYNLNRDQQWDDLGTGRISSAYVEHLQSVCLLVQSDSSEALILESKINSNTPYQRQQETLIVWSEAEGHGMALSFQDAEGCQKIWEDICRVQGKDPSVLITQDLLDESDQFDDIFENADVFDLPSCELGKLEDIDDVVTSILALPLPIHKERLALILENGDYIKNLLQLFHTCEDQGDTEGLHHLYEIIKGILFLNKTSLFEIMFSDECIMDVVGCLEYDPAMAQPKRHREFLTQHAKFKEVVPITDCELTRKIHQTYRVQYIHDILMPIPSIFEENFLSTLTAFIFLNKVEIVRMLHEDDNFLSEVFVQLRNETIDDDKQRELLFFFKEFCKFSQTLQPPNKDALFKTLTHLGILPVLKTVMSRKDLQVRSAATDILTYLVECSPSMIREFIMEEAQQNVDGNLFINLISEQMICDTDPELGGAIHLMGLLRALIHPENMLSTPSKCERSEFLYFFYKHCIQNFIAPLFAITSENICEGDNVVGADKNSPNNYQTAGLLSLILELLTFCVQHHTYYIKNYILSNDLLRRVLILMSSKHTFLTLSALRFMRGMIGLKDELYNCYIIEGNLFEPVVNAFLKNGTRYNMLNSAVIELFEYIRVENIKSLVIHTVEKFYKTLESIEYVQTFKGLKIRYDEAKDQQNQIRKNLHCILYSQILCRGIRVLEKEKMCIKEDSKEEEAVMPPLEDDYPDPYDKFMETKNPKENEDKVDLPKRTSSGNYKISSSPSAGGANETSSQSSSSTVGLKNDPDDEEKDEGDETSPKKKPHLSS